In Vibrio lentus, a single genomic region encodes these proteins:
- a CDS encoding HU family DNA-binding protein, with product MTHRGKTVNKTQLVESIAENADISKASAGRALDAFIEAVGTTLQSGDQVALVGFGTFSVRTRAARTGRNPKTGEEIQIAEAKVPGFKAGKALKDACN from the coding sequence ATGACACATAGGGGAAAAACAGTGAATAAAACACAACTAGTAGAATCAATCGCAGAAAACGCAGACATCTCTAAAGCTTCAGCTGGCCGCGCTCTAGACGCTTTCATCGAAGCAGTTGGCACAACGCTACAATCAGGTGACCAAGTGGCACTTGTAGGCTTTGGTACTTTCAGTGTTCGTACTCGTGCTGCTCGTACAGGTCGTAACCCAAAAACTGGTGAAGAGATCCAAATCGCAGAAGCTAAAGTACCTGGCTTCAAAGCGGGTAAAGCACTTAAAGACGCATGTAACTAA
- the ppiD gene encoding peptidylprolyl isomerase: protein MMDRLREGVNSIAVKIILGLIILSFVFAGVGSYITGGGNNAAAKVGNTEIARGEFEQAYQNERNRMQSQLGDYFAQMLADPAYVESFRKSVLDRMINDVLLEQQAESLGLRISDTQIRTMILEMPQFQTAGQFDQEVYQSALRRAGFSAESFAEYMRRDLMRNQLVTALQGSEFVLQGEIDTQSKLIAQTRDIRTVTLSVADLAKDIELTDEQIEQYYQENPAAYTRPEQAKVSYIELSAEALKSQLEVSDEEAQKYYQEHLDKYSTEEQRKVSHILVQGDDEAKAQSILDELNAGADFATLAEEKSDDFGSADVGGDLGWIERDVMDPAFEDAAFALENIGDTTGLVKSDFGYHIIKLDELKASQAQPYTEVAAEIKTELLDQHAVDQFYEQQTELEKVAFEFPDSLDDSAEAINAKITTTDFISQADAPEVLMTPAVMQAILSPEVKEDGLNSEVIEVAPEHVIVVRVEETRDETVLPLAEVKDQVVAALSAVQAEQQAVELGVSLVNELKQGNEAVLSDNNLEFTELETIDRNSPLAASVFALSKPEEGQAVFGQSKDQDGNIVVVELSKVTAEINPAYSTQIGAQLERVGNQQDLTNVLNVLRKNADVEYYVVGQGQ from the coding sequence ATGATGGATCGATTACGCGAAGGCGTGAATAGCATCGCGGTAAAAATTATCCTTGGGTTGATTATCCTGTCATTCGTATTCGCAGGTGTAGGCAGCTACATCACCGGTGGCGGTAACAACGCAGCAGCTAAAGTTGGCAATACAGAAATCGCTCGTGGTGAGTTCGAACAGGCTTACCAAAACGAACGTAATCGCATGCAGTCTCAACTAGGCGATTACTTTGCCCAAATGCTTGCAGACCCTGCATACGTAGAGTCTTTCCGTAAATCAGTTCTTGATCGCATGATCAATGACGTTCTACTTGAACAGCAAGCTGAGTCTTTAGGTCTACGAATCAGTGATACTCAAATCCGTACAATGATTCTAGAAATGCCTCAATTCCAAACGGCTGGTCAATTCGACCAAGAAGTTTACCAATCGGCATTACGTCGTGCAGGTTTCAGCGCAGAAAGCTTCGCTGAATACATGCGTCGTGATCTAATGCGCAACCAGCTTGTTACTGCCCTACAAGGCAGCGAATTCGTTCTTCAAGGTGAGATCGATACGCAAAGCAAGCTTATTGCTCAAACTCGTGACATCCGTACTGTGACTCTTTCTGTTGCTGACCTAGCAAAAGACATCGAGTTAACTGACGAACAAATCGAACAGTACTACCAAGAGAACCCAGCAGCTTACACTCGTCCAGAGCAAGCTAAGGTGTCTTACATTGAACTTTCTGCTGAAGCACTTAAGTCTCAGCTTGAAGTTAGCGATGAAGAAGCTCAGAAATACTACCAAGAGCACTTAGACAAGTACTCAACTGAAGAGCAACGTAAAGTTAGCCACATCCTAGTTCAAGGCGATGACGAAGCGAAAGCTCAGTCTATCCTAGACGAGCTAAATGCAGGCGCTGATTTTGCTACGCTAGCAGAAGAGAAATCTGACGACTTCGGTAGTGCGGATGTTGGCGGTGACCTAGGTTGGATTGAACGTGATGTTATGGACCCAGCATTTGAAGACGCGGCTTTCGCTCTTGAGAATATTGGCGATACGACTGGTCTAGTTAAATCTGATTTCGGCTACCACATCATCAAGCTAGACGAACTAAAAGCATCTCAAGCTCAGCCTTACACTGAAGTAGCGGCAGAGATTAAGACAGAGCTTCTAGACCAGCACGCAGTTGATCAGTTCTACGAGCAACAAACTGAACTTGAAAAAGTAGCGTTTGAATTCCCAGATTCTCTAGACGACTCTGCTGAAGCTATCAACGCGAAAATCACGACGACGGATTTCATCTCTCAAGCTGACGCTCCAGAAGTTCTGATGACGCCTGCAGTAATGCAAGCTATCTTGAGCCCTGAAGTAAAAGAAGACGGTCTGAACTCTGAAGTTATCGAAGTTGCACCTGAGCACGTGATTGTTGTTCGTGTAGAAGAGACTCGTGACGAAACAGTTCTTCCTCTAGCTGAAGTGAAAGATCAAGTTGTCGCTGCACTGTCTGCGGTACAAGCAGAGCAACAAGCGGTTGAGCTTGGTGTATCTCTTGTTAACGAACTTAAGCAAGGTAACGAAGCGGTACTTTCAGACAACAACCTTGAGTTCACTGAACTTGAAACGATTGACCGTAACTCTCCACTTGCCGCTTCTGTATTCGCACTATCGAAACCAGAAGAAGGCCAAGCGGTATTTGGTCAATCTAAAGACCAAGACGGTAACATCGTCGTTGTTGAGCTTTCTAAAGTGACAGCTGAAATCAACCCAGCTTACAGCACTCAAATCGGTGCTCAGTTAGAGCGAGTTGGTAACCAACAAGATCTAACTAACGTATTAAACGTACTGCGCAAAAATGCAGACGTTGAATACTACGTAGTGGGTCAAGGTCAGTAA
- a CDS encoding ComEA family DNA-binding protein yields MHAIYSTLLLSFLITLSSAVLADSPTKAELYDGIEITVNINTATAEELSALLVGVGDKKAKEIVDYREKNGEFATADSLVNVKGIGEATVEKNRERIQL; encoded by the coding sequence ATGCACGCGATATATTCAACACTACTTCTCTCATTTCTTATTACCCTAAGCTCTGCAGTGCTTGCTGATAGCCCAACTAAAGCTGAGCTATACGATGGCATTGAGATCACGGTAAACATCAACACAGCGACAGCAGAAGAGCTATCAGCCTTATTAGTAGGTGTGGGCGATAAGAAAGCAAAAGAGATTGTTGATTACAGAGAGAAGAACGGTGAGTTTGCCACTGCTGACAGTCTGGTTAACGTGAAAGGGATAGGTGAAGCCACGGTCGAAAAGAACCGTGAAAGAATTCAGCTTTGA
- the lon gene encoding endopeptidase La produces the protein MNLERSERIEIPVLPLRDVVVYPHMVIPLFVGREKSITCLESAMEANKQVLLVAQKEADTDEPSIEDLFNVGTVATILQLLKLPDGTVKVLVEGQQRAKIHQFKESEFFLADAEYVVTSELDEKEQEVVVRSAINQFEGFIKLNKKIPPEVLTSLNGIDEAARLADTIAAHMPLKLVDKQHVLEIADVTERLEFLMGQMESEIDILQVEKRIRGRVKKQMEKSQREYYLNEQMKAIQKELGEMDDAPDEFETLKKKIEDSKMPQEAREKTEQELQKLKMMSPMSAEATVVRSYIDWMVGVPWAKRSKVKKNLAKAEEVLNEDHYGLERVKERILEYLAVQNRINKLKGPILCLVGPPGVGKTSLGRSIAAATGRKYTRMALGGVRDEAEIRGHRRTYIGSLPGKLIQKMSKVGVKNPLFLLDEIDKMSSDMRGDPSSALLEVLDPEQNVAFNDHYLEVDYDLSDVMFVATSNSMDIPGPLLDRMEVIRLSGYTEDEKLNIAKSHLLDKQVQRNGLKPHEINIEDSAIVGIIRYYTREAGVRNLEREISKICRKAVKNILLDSNLKSVTVNIDNLKEYLGVQRHDFGKADESNRIGQVTGLAWTQVGGDLLTIETESMPGKGKLTQTGSLGDVMKESIQAAMTVVRSRAENLGINSDFYEKRDIHVHVPEGATPKDGPSAGIAMCTALVSSLTGNPVKAEVGMTGEITLRGEVLPIGGLKEKLLAAHRGGIKTVLIPKDNERDLEEIPDNVIADLQVIPVQWIDEVLKVALERDPSGVEFDVKK, from the coding sequence ATGAACTTGGAACGTTCCGAGCGTATCGAAATCCCCGTGCTACCTCTACGTGATGTAGTGGTTTACCCACACATGGTTATTCCATTGTTTGTCGGTCGTGAAAAATCGATTACTTGCCTTGAATCGGCAATGGAAGCTAACAAACAAGTACTACTTGTAGCGCAGAAAGAAGCGGACACTGATGAGCCTTCAATCGAAGACCTATTTAATGTAGGTACCGTTGCTACCATTCTTCAGTTACTTAAGCTCCCTGACGGTACTGTAAAAGTACTTGTTGAAGGTCAGCAGCGTGCAAAAATTCACCAATTTAAAGAAAGTGAATTTTTCCTAGCGGATGCCGAATACGTTGTAACCTCAGAACTTGACGAAAAAGAACAAGAAGTGGTTGTTCGCAGCGCGATCAATCAATTCGAAGGCTTTATTAAGCTAAACAAAAAAATCCCACCAGAAGTTCTAACGTCTCTGAACGGTATTGATGAGGCAGCACGCCTAGCCGATACGATTGCAGCGCACATGCCACTTAAGTTGGTAGATAAGCAGCACGTTCTAGAAATTGCAGATGTGACTGAACGTCTGGAATTCTTAATGGGCCAAATGGAGTCAGAAATTGACATCCTGCAAGTTGAAAAACGCATTCGTGGCCGCGTTAAGAAGCAGATGGAGAAATCTCAGCGCGAGTACTACCTGAATGAGCAAATGAAAGCGATTCAGAAAGAACTGGGCGAGATGGATGACGCACCTGATGAATTCGAGACTCTGAAGAAGAAGATCGAAGATTCAAAAATGCCTCAAGAAGCTCGTGAAAAAACTGAGCAAGAACTGCAAAAACTGAAAATGATGTCGCCAATGTCTGCTGAAGCAACAGTAGTACGTAGCTACATTGATTGGATGGTTGGTGTTCCTTGGGCTAAGCGTTCAAAAGTTAAGAAGAATTTAGCGAAAGCGGAAGAGGTCTTGAATGAAGACCACTACGGCTTAGAGCGTGTTAAAGAACGTATCCTTGAATACTTGGCAGTACAAAACCGAATTAACAAGCTAAAAGGTCCAATCCTTTGTCTTGTTGGTCCTCCTGGTGTAGGTAAGACCTCACTAGGTCGCTCGATTGCCGCTGCAACGGGTCGTAAATACACTCGTATGGCTCTAGGTGGCGTACGTGACGAAGCGGAAATTCGCGGTCACCGTCGTACTTATATCGGTTCACTTCCGGGTAAACTGATCCAGAAGATGTCTAAAGTTGGCGTTAAGAACCCACTGTTCCTATTAGATGAAATCGATAAGATGTCGTCTGATATGCGTGGCGACCCATCTTCAGCGCTTCTAGAAGTGCTAGATCCAGAGCAAAACGTTGCATTCAACGATCACTACTTAGAAGTCGATTACGATCTGTCAGATGTGATGTTTGTTGCAACGTCTAACTCAATGGACATTCCTGGCCCGCTACTGGACCGTATGGAAGTGATTCGTCTGTCGGGTTACACAGAAGACGAAAAGCTGAATATTGCCAAGAGCCACTTATTGGACAAGCAAGTTCAACGTAATGGTCTTAAGCCTCACGAGATTAATATCGAAGATTCAGCAATTGTCGGCATTATTCGTTATTACACGCGTGAAGCGGGTGTGCGTAACTTAGAGCGTGAAATCTCTAAGATCTGTCGTAAAGCAGTTAAGAACATCCTGCTAGATAGCAATCTTAAGTCTGTAACGGTTAACATTGATAACCTGAAAGAGTACTTGGGTGTTCAACGTCATGACTTCGGCAAGGCGGATGAGAGCAACCGTATCGGTCAAGTGACTGGTTTAGCGTGGACTCAAGTTGGCGGTGATCTGCTGACTATCGAAACTGAATCAATGCCAGGCAAAGGTAAGCTAACGCAAACCGGTTCTCTTGGCGATGTGATGAAAGAATCGATTCAAGCGGCAATGACTGTGGTTCGTTCTCGTGCGGAAAATTTGGGTATTAATTCAGATTTCTACGAGAAGCGTGATATTCACGTTCACGTACCTGAAGGTGCAACACCAAAAGATGGCCCAAGTGCGGGTATCGCAATGTGTACTGCACTTGTTTCTAGCTTAACGGGTAACCCTGTGAAAGCGGAAGTGGGTATGACTGGTGAAATTACCCTACGTGGTGAAGTTTTACCTATCGGTGGCTTGAAAGAAAAACTGCTTGCTGCACACCGTGGTGGCATCAAAACGGTCTTGATTCCAAAAGACAATGAGCGTGATTTGGAAGAGATTCCAGACAATGTTATTGCTGACTTACAAGTGATCCCAGTCCAGTGGATTGATGAAGTACTTAAAGTCGCGCTAGAACGAGATCCGTCAGGGGTCGAGTTTGACGTGAAAAAATAG
- the rrtA gene encoding rhombosortase, which translates to MYPVLIFTSLLCVLFQLEPVQAWVVWDKNAIADGQWWRILTGNFSHTNYSHLLMNLAGLWIISYLFQPNKKQLLSALLFISLVTGFALLLSSIQIYVGLSGTLHGLFGLFALREALNGRNSSWLLVFGLIAKIAWEQFVGPSSTTGELINARVAIEAHLAGALTGGFMAVVLFITNRQTNQS; encoded by the coding sequence GTGTACCCTGTTTTAATTTTCACTTCACTTTTATGCGTCTTATTCCAACTAGAGCCTGTGCAGGCTTGGGTAGTTTGGGATAAAAATGCGATCGCCGATGGGCAATGGTGGCGGATCCTAACAGGAAACTTTTCACATACCAACTACTCGCACCTACTGATGAATCTAGCCGGCTTATGGATCATCAGTTATCTGTTTCAACCTAATAAAAAACAACTGCTCAGCGCATTGCTTTTCATTAGTTTAGTCACTGGATTCGCTCTATTGCTGTCAAGTATTCAAATCTATGTCGGCTTATCGGGAACTTTGCATGGGCTGTTTGGTTTATTCGCGCTCAGAGAGGCGCTGAACGGCAGGAACTCTAGTTGGCTGTTAGTATTCGGATTAATCGCTAAGATAGCGTGGGAGCAGTTTGTTGGCCCTTCTAGCACGACTGGCGAACTGATTAATGCTCGTGTCGCCATTGAAGCCCACCTAGCAGGAGCATTGACTGGAGGCTTCATGGCTGTCGTTTTATTTATAACGAATAGACAAACGAATCAAAGCTGA